The window GCCCGACACGTTCATCGTTGTGAAAATAAAACCGAAAACAAAGATGCACATCGCAATCAAATAAAATAATAAACCATTGAAGCTTTTGGCTGACCTGAACCGGAGTTTCAATTCTTTGAAGAGAACCGGATTCGAAAAACCTGCTTTCATATTCAGTCAGCCCCTTTCGTAATTTCCATGAACACATCTTCCAAGTTGGTCACATGTTCCGTAAAAGATAGGATCGGAATGTGCTGGCCCACTGCCCGATTCAGCAAGGCGACCTGATCTTCTTCGTTTCCTTTGAACGCAAACTCGACATGCTTTTGCTCGTCTTCCCTGATGATATGGGAGACAAAAGGCTCCTCTTCCAGGAATGAAACTAACCGGTCAGGCGAGCCGGTAGTACGGACCGTGATCACCTTTTCCCCTTGCAGCTTCGCCTGGATTTCCGCGACCGAGCCGTGCGCAATGAGCCGTCCATTATCGATCACGCCGATTTCGTCACACATTTCAGCGAGCTCGGGCAAGATATGGGACGAGATCAGTATCGTCTTCCCCATCTTTTTCAACGTCTTCAAAATATCCCGCATCTCCACCCGAGCACGTGGATCCAGGCCCGACGCCGGCTCATCCAGGATGAGGACCTTCGGATCATGGATGAGACTCCGGGCTAGACAAAGCCGTTGCTTCATTCCCCGGGATAATGCGTCTACATACGAATGGCGCTTATGGGACAAGTCCACTAATTCGAGAAGTTGCGGTATGAGCTTTTCCCTTTCTGCTGTGGGAATTCCATAGCTTGCTCCGTAAAAATCAAGGTACTCCTCCGCCTTCAATTGATCATAGACGCCAAAGAAATCGGGCATATAGCCAATCATCTTCCGTATTTCTGCGGGATTCTCCCGGACGCTCACCCCATTGATGACGGCGTCGCCCGACGTCGCTTGCAAAAGAGTGGCAAGGATGAGGAATGTCGTCGATTTCCCGGCACCAT is drawn from Sporosarcina sp. FSL W7-1349 and contains these coding sequences:
- a CDS encoding ABC transporter ATP-binding protein; its protein translation is MIEIKGLTKQYGQFKALDNLNLSLSEGTVFGFVGANGAGKSTTFLILATLLQATSGDAVINGVSVRENPAEIRKMIGYMPDFFGVYDQLKAEEYLDFYGASYGIPTAEREKLIPQLLELVDLSHKRHSYVDALSRGMKQRLCLARSLIHDPKVLILDEPASGLDPRARVEMRDILKTLKKMGKTILISSHILPELAEMCDEIGVIDNGRLIAHGSVAEIQAKLQGEKVITVRTTGSPDRLVSFLEEEPFVSHIIREDEQKHVEFAFKGNEEDQVALLNRAVGQHIPILSFTEHVTNLEDVFMEITKGAD